Proteins from one Listeria weihenstephanensis genomic window:
- the rsbW gene encoding anti-sigma B factor RsbW, which produces MATMYDTIELKIPAKPEFVSLGRLAISGIASRSGFSFEAIEDLKIAISEAITNAVKHAFKEGDTGEIQITFSVYEDKLEVRVADEGKSFDLEKRKAEIGPYEEETDADMLRVGGLGLFLIEALMDDVELHYDNGVSVVMTKYKEEKQVEGNAKIIST; this is translated from the coding sequence ATGGCAACAATGTATGACACGATTGAACTTAAAATCCCAGCAAAACCTGAGTTTGTTAGCTTAGGTAGATTAGCAATTTCAGGCATTGCAAGTCGGAGCGGTTTTTCATTTGAAGCAATTGAAGATTTAAAAATTGCGATTAGTGAAGCGATTACGAATGCGGTAAAACATGCTTTTAAAGAAGGCGATACTGGCGAAATTCAGATCACTTTCTCCGTATATGAAGATAAGTTAGAAGTTCGTGTGGCAGATGAAGGTAAGAGCTTTGATTTAGAGAAGCGCAAGGCTGAAATCGGACCATATGAAGAAGAAACAGACGCAGATATGTTACGCGTTGGAGGCTTAGGACTATTTTTAATCGAAGCATTGATGGACGACGTGGAACTTCACTACGACAATGGTGTTTCGGTTGTGATGACTAAATATAAAGAGGAAAAGCAGGTGGAGGGGAATGCCAAAATTATCTCGACCTGA
- a CDS encoding anti-sigma regulatory factor: MEFQSCVRIINEWDIVAARQLGRKISKETGFGTVDQARITTAISELARNIFLYAGTGEICIEKMTGTGKDGLKIIARDKGPGIVDVRQVMQDGYTTSGGLGAGLPGVKRLMDTFDLVSSVEEGKRGTIITTQKWVR, encoded by the coding sequence ATGGAGTTCCAATCCTGTGTCAGAATAATAAATGAGTGGGACATTGTCGCCGCTCGCCAGTTGGGAAGAAAAATTTCTAAAGAAACGGGCTTCGGTACAGTGGATCAAGCGAGAATAACCACGGCCATAAGTGAGCTTGCGAGGAACATTTTTCTTTACGCGGGAACTGGAGAAATTTGTATCGAAAAAATGACAGGAACAGGAAAAGATGGACTTAAAATCATCGCTAGAGATAAAGGCCCGGGAATCGTTGATGTGAGACAAGTCATGCAAGATGGCTACACAACTTCGGGAGGTCTTGGCGCAGGTTTGCCAGGTGTGAAAAGGTTAATGGATACGTTTGATTTAGTATCGAGCGTAGAGGAAGGGAAACGAGGAACCATTATTACTACACAGAAATGGGTCCGATAG
- a CDS encoding RsbT co-antagonist protein RsbRA — MYRDFSNFIHTNKDVLLHKWMDEMKKQADPDILQVTSDIFYEDTSREFLDLMVGNVLGTKDGSFDEKLDNFAEKVVQLGWTIRFITTGLRLFGLLVYTEMKQQGLFTTKKENADEDIYYTFEKWLSTMYSVVVNAYADSWEKTALVQRTALQELSAPLLPIFDGISVMPLIGTIDTERAKLIMENLLIGVVKNRSDVVLIDITGVPIVDTMVAHHIIQASDAVRLVGCQAMLVGIRPEIAQTIVNLGIELDQVITTSTMKKGMEKALAMTHREIVEKKG; from the coding sequence ATGTATAGAGATTTTTCAAATTTTATCCACACGAACAAAGACGTGTTGCTTCATAAATGGATGGATGAAATGAAGAAACAGGCGGATCCAGATATACTTCAAGTAACAAGTGATATCTTTTATGAGGATACGAGTCGTGAATTTTTAGATTTAATGGTGGGCAATGTCCTTGGAACAAAGGATGGTTCTTTCGATGAGAAGCTAGATAATTTTGCTGAAAAAGTGGTGCAACTTGGTTGGACGATCCGTTTCATAACAACAGGGCTGCGATTGTTCGGACTTCTCGTGTATACCGAAATGAAGCAACAAGGACTATTCACGACAAAAAAAGAAAATGCGGACGAAGATATTTACTATACTTTTGAAAAATGGTTATCGACGATGTACAGTGTTGTCGTGAATGCCTACGCGGATTCTTGGGAAAAGACGGCTTTAGTACAAAGAACGGCGTTACAAGAGTTATCGGCCCCATTGTTACCGATATTTGATGGTATTTCGGTGATGCCGTTGATTGGAACGATTGATACGGAACGCGCGAAACTCATCATGGAGAATTTATTGATTGGTGTCGTGAAAAATCGTTCGGACGTTGTTTTGATTGATATAACTGGTGTCCCAATCGTTGATACAATGGTGGCGCATCACATTATCCAAGCATCGGACGCAGTGAGACTGGTTGGTTGCCAAGCCATGCTGGTTGGAATTCGTCCAGAGATCGCACAGACGATTGTAAACCTTGGAATCGAGCTTGATCAAGTTATCACGACAAGCACGATGAAGAAGGGTATGGAAAAAGCGCTCGCGATGACACATAGAGAGATAGTGGAGAAGAAGGGGTGA
- a CDS encoding STAS domain-containing protein — translation MNIKVEIRETDSNHAKVVVAGEIDAYTAPKLKEAFGEYMEKENFRVQIDLAGVSYMDSTGLGVFVGLFKSLRAKNSELELVGCSDRIFRLFEITGLTDIIEIKNVEGEMNGNNV, via the coding sequence ATGAATATCAAAGTAGAGATCAGAGAAACTGATAGTAATCATGCAAAGGTCGTTGTTGCTGGCGAAATTGATGCTTATACGGCACCAAAATTAAAAGAGGCGTTTGGCGAATATATGGAAAAAGAAAATTTCCGCGTCCAGATTGACTTAGCAGGTGTGAGTTACATGGACAGTACAGGTTTAGGCGTATTTGTTGGTTTATTCAAGAGTTTGCGTGCCAAAAATAGTGAATTAGAATTAGTAGGATGTTCAGACCGAATTTTCCGATTGTTTGAGATTACTGGTTTGACTGATATTATCGAAATCAAAAATGTAGAGGGTGAAATGAATGGCAACAATGTATGA
- a CDS encoding STAS domain-containing protein — protein MGIPILKLGECLLISIQSELDDQTAIEFQEDLLAKIHETSSRGVVIDITSIDFIDSFIAKILGDVVSMSRLMGATVVVTGIQPAVAITLIELGITFEGVLSAMDLESGLDKLKQELGE, from the coding sequence ATGGGAATTCCGATATTAAAATTGGGAGAATGTTTATTAATTTCCATCCAGAGTGAACTAGATGATCAGACGGCGATAGAATTTCAAGAGGATCTACTTGCTAAAATTCATGAGACTTCATCACGGGGTGTTGTGATCGATATTACCTCGATTGATTTCATTGATTCTTTTATTGCAAAAATTCTTGGAGATGTTGTCAGCATGTCCAGATTGATGGGCGCGACAGTGGTTGTAACGGGAATTCAGCCAGCAGTTGCGATTACGTTGATTGAGCTTGGAATTACATTTGAAGGTGTCCTTTCCGCGATGGATCTAGAAAGTGGTTTGGACAAATTAAAACAGGAATTGGGGGAATAG
- the anmK gene encoding anhydro-N-acetylmuramic acid kinase AnmK, whose amino-acid sequence MTYVVGLMSGTSLDGVDIALLDITEPDGHVSTKLIDFETVSFQASIVDEIRQSLSMERSDSRLICSLNFKLGVLFAECVKMICSKNGISASELGVIGSHGQTIFHQPEQVGDFAASTLQIGEPAVIAYETGATVVSNFRTMDMAAGGQGAPLVPFTELLLYRDPKKNRLLQNIGGIGNVTVLPHAATLDQVFAFDTGPGNMIIDDLMQRLFNRGYDESGEIAESGTVNQALLAECMKNPFIKAPIPKSTGRELFGKEYTDHIFTTYSHLPAEDLIATMTMFTARTIVSNYEQFVFPKMTIDEVIVSGGGSYNKTLLRYLAELLDGKCAVLTQEDIGYSSDAKEAVAFGLLGYETLHRRPSNVPNATGAREHVILGNVTYPPLKY is encoded by the coding sequence ATGACGTATGTAGTTGGACTTATGTCGGGCACTTCGCTCGATGGTGTGGACATTGCTTTGCTTGATATCACAGAACCGGATGGCCACGTGTCGACAAAATTGATTGATTTTGAAACGGTTTCTTTTCAAGCAAGTATCGTGGATGAAATTCGCCAAAGCTTAAGTATGGAGCGTTCGGATTCCAGACTTATTTGTAGTTTGAATTTTAAACTAGGTGTGCTTTTCGCAGAATGTGTCAAAATGATTTGTAGCAAAAATGGGATTTCCGCGTCGGAACTCGGTGTTATTGGCTCGCACGGGCAAACGATTTTTCATCAGCCAGAACAGGTGGGAGATTTCGCCGCTTCGACATTACAAATTGGTGAACCCGCTGTCATTGCTTATGAGACTGGCGCGACGGTCGTTTCGAATTTCCGAACAATGGATATGGCTGCTGGTGGACAAGGCGCGCCGCTCGTTCCCTTCACGGAATTGCTGTTATATCGCGATCCAAAGAAAAACCGTTTATTGCAAAATATCGGTGGGATTGGAAATGTGACAGTGTTACCTCATGCCGCAACGCTCGATCAGGTTTTTGCGTTTGATACTGGGCCTGGAAACATGATTATTGATGACTTGATGCAGCGCCTTTTTAATCGAGGATATGACGAAAGTGGTGAAATCGCAGAGAGTGGCACGGTGAATCAGGCTTTGCTCGCAGAATGTATGAAAAATCCGTTTATCAAGGCGCCTATTCCTAAATCGACTGGACGCGAACTTTTTGGCAAGGAATATACGGATCATATTTTTACTACATATAGCCATTTGCCTGCGGAGGATCTAATCGCAACGATGACGATGTTCACCGCAAGAACAATCGTTTCTAATTACGAACAATTTGTGTTTCCAAAAATGACGATTGATGAAGTGATTGTGAGTGGCGGCGGGAGTTATAATAAAACCTTACTTCGCTATTTAGCGGAACTTTTAGATGGAAAATGTGCGGTATTAACACAAGAGGATATCGGCTACTCCTCTGATGCCAAGGAAGCTGTGGCGTTCGGATTACTCGGTTATGAGACACTTCATCGCAGACCCTCCAACGTTCCAAATGCAACTGGTGCGCGGGAACATGTGATTCTCGGCAACGTAACTTATCCACCATTAAAATATTAG
- a CDS encoding DUF871 domain-containing protein produces the protein MHKLGISIYPEHTTPEKDKAYISLAHKYGFTRVFTCLLSVSGDKDQILQEFKETIGHANSLGMEVLVDISPRIFKALGISYDDLSFFHELGAYGIRLDMGFTGSEEAAMTFNPYGLKIEINMSNDTNYLNNIIDFQPNRDNLIGSHNFYPHRYAGLSYDYFVKCSERFRQFQIQTAAFVHSNDATYGPWPVTEGLCTLEMHRGLPIDTQAKHLLATKLIDDIIVANAYASEAELAQLSALLRAEKFGLKITLNDTITPLERKIVTEEPHFYRGDVSDYFIRSTQSRVKYREEEFKPTYTPNIKRGDILIENELYGQYKGELQIALKDMENRGKTNVVGRILEEEIFLLDYMEPWTKFEFFVE, from the coding sequence ATGCATAAACTTGGCATTTCAATTTATCCGGAACACACAACTCCCGAAAAAGACAAAGCTTACATCAGTTTAGCTCATAAATATGGTTTTACACGCGTTTTTACGTGTTTATTATCGGTTAGTGGTGATAAAGATCAGATTTTACAGGAATTTAAAGAAACGATTGGTCACGCCAATTCGCTTGGCATGGAAGTCCTCGTTGACATTTCGCCACGTATTTTCAAAGCGCTCGGTATTTCTTATGATGACCTTTCCTTTTTCCACGAGCTTGGCGCTTACGGAATTCGCTTAGATATGGGCTTTACAGGCAGTGAAGAAGCCGCGATGACCTTCAATCCATACGGTCTCAAAATTGAGATTAATATGAGTAACGACACGAATTACCTGAATAACATCATTGATTTCCAGCCAAATCGCGATAATTTAATCGGATCGCATAATTTCTATCCGCATCGTTATGCCGGGCTTTCCTATGATTATTTCGTGAAATGTAGCGAACGATTCCGCCAGTTTCAAATCCAAACAGCGGCTTTTGTACACTCAAATGACGCGACTTACGGACCTTGGCCTGTGACAGAAGGCTTATGTACGCTCGAGATGCACCGTGGTTTACCAATTGATACCCAGGCAAAACACCTCCTTGCAACAAAGCTCATCGACGACATTATTGTAGCAAACGCCTACGCTTCCGAGGCAGAACTGGCACAACTTAGCGCTCTCCTCCGAGCAGAGAAATTCGGCTTGAAAATCACATTAAATGATACAATAACCCCTCTAGAACGCAAAATTGTAACAGAAGAACCCCACTTCTATCGCGGTGATGTATCAGATTATTTCATTCGTTCCACACAATCCCGTGTGAAATATCGCGAAGAAGAGTTCAAACCAACGTACACGCCAAACATTAAGCGCGGCGATATTCTAATTGAAAATGAACTATACGGACAATATAAAGGCGAATTACAAATTGCTTTGAAAGACATGGAGAATCGCGGGAAAACGAACGTGGTTGGTCGCATTCTAGAAGAAGAAATTTTCTTACTAGATTACATGGAGCCATGGACAAAATTCGAGTTTTTCGTAGAGTAA
- a CDS encoding PP2C family protein-serine/threonine phosphatase: protein MESREINEFKEKYRDIILGYLESQDEEILYSCEKLTREGMENGVSPEEIVNLHRAILEEYDANLPTHVSSSFDVLLEMMMGYGMAHMEHLSLRTEQQALRREIAQAEDMQKTMMKSDIPNVAGLEVGAVSVPMRQMSGDFYSFTNEGENKISVTLADVIGKGIPAAFSMSMLKYASDNYGGDAKTPSEMLQNLNEVAETNIDDNMFITMFYGLYDTTNHLFEFASAGHEVGLYFDAQTQSFTDLYARGLPLGIDRNATYRAFEKQVAKDDMIFIMSDGVTETRTADGFIEREDLITVFKDSIGLAPQKLVKEVYDRLCKLQDYELRDDFTLICLKRV, encoded by the coding sequence ATGGAGTCAAGGGAGATTAACGAATTTAAAGAGAAATATAGAGATATTATTTTGGGATACTTAGAAAGTCAAGACGAAGAAATACTTTATTCATGTGAAAAATTGACGCGCGAAGGTATGGAAAACGGTGTGTCACCAGAGGAAATCGTGAATTTGCACCGCGCTATATTGGAAGAGTACGATGCCAATTTACCAACGCATGTTTCGTCCTCATTTGATGTCTTGCTTGAAATGATGATGGGTTATGGTATGGCGCATATGGAACATTTAAGTTTGCGGACAGAACAGCAAGCATTACGTCGTGAGATTGCGCAAGCAGAGGATATGCAAAAAACAATGATGAAATCTGATATTCCGAATGTTGCCGGGCTTGAGGTTGGAGCAGTTAGCGTTCCGATGCGCCAAATGAGCGGTGATTTTTACAGCTTTACGAATGAAGGGGAAAATAAGATTAGCGTCACGCTTGCGGATGTGATTGGAAAAGGGATTCCGGCAGCGTTTAGTATGTCGATGCTAAAATATGCTTCAGATAACTACGGAGGTGATGCGAAAACGCCGAGTGAGATGCTGCAGAACTTGAACGAGGTTGCGGAGACGAATATTGATGATAACATGTTTATTACGATGTTTTATGGCTTGTACGACACGACAAATCATTTGTTTGAATTTGCATCAGCGGGTCATGAAGTGGGACTTTATTTTGATGCGCAGACGCAGAGTTTTACGGATTTATATGCGCGAGGCTTACCGCTTGGAATTGATCGCAATGCTACATATCGCGCTTTTGAAAAACAAGTTGCCAAGGATGATATGATTTTTATTATGTCAGATGGTGTGACAGAAACGAGAACGGCGGACGGTTTTATTGAGCGCGAGGATTTAATTACCGTTTTCAAAGATAGTATTGGCTTGGCACCACAAAAGTTAGTGAAGGAAGTGTATGATCGTCTTTGTAAACTGCAGGATTATGAGTTACGTGATGATTTTACATTAATTTGTTTGAAGAGGGTTTAG
- a CDS encoding Tex family protein — translation MEEILKQVHKSLPYRPNQINAVINLLNEGNTVPFIARYRKEMTGSLDEVEIRNIEERYGYVEKLEQRKEEILRLIEEQGKLTEELAAAITKAEKHQALEDLYRPYKQKKRTKATIAKEKGLEPFATWLLGFPQSGDVIAEAAKYISAEHDVATTEDVLLGAHEIIAEVISDEPTYRKWIREFTRKFGMMQSVGKKVELDEKSVYEMYYDYQELIGKVASHRVLAFNRGEKEDILRVSVVVDSTKISEYLRKQVIQKSGSIAESYVVTAMEDAYKRFIGPAIEREIRAELTESAEEQAIHIFAENLRKLLLQPPLKGKIILGLDPAYRTGCKLALLDETGKVLTIDIIYPHPPQNKKDDAKQKVLKLMKEYNVEVVAIGNGTASRESEQFIAELIKEESLPAYYCIVNEAGASVYSASDTAREEFPDFQVEQRSAVSIGRRLQDPLAELVKIDPKSVGVGQYQHDVAQKQLNDTLTFVVETAVNQVGVNVNTASASLLQYVAGLNKTVAGNIRKYREENGPFATRKELKKVPRLGAKSYEQSIGFLRILEGKHPLDATAIHPESYATAEKIVVSAGFKLTDLGSQELKTALEKFSLTEMAEELEVGKETLQDIVDSLVAPGRDLRDELDAPLLKQDVISMEDLKAGMELQGTVRNVVDFGAFVDIGVKQDGLVHISKLSNSFVRKPMDVVSVGDIVTVWVDDVDKKKGRISLTMLSPEQGK, via the coding sequence ATGGAAGAAATATTAAAGCAAGTACATAAATCCCTACCATACCGCCCGAATCAGATCAACGCGGTAATCAACTTATTAAACGAAGGAAACACAGTACCATTTATCGCACGTTATCGGAAGGAAATGACTGGTAGCTTGGATGAGGTCGAGATTCGTAATATCGAGGAACGTTACGGGTATGTGGAAAAATTGGAGCAGCGAAAAGAAGAAATTTTACGATTGATAGAAGAACAAGGCAAACTAACCGAAGAACTAGCGGCAGCGATCACAAAAGCAGAGAAACACCAGGCGCTAGAGGACTTATATCGCCCGTACAAACAGAAGAAACGGACCAAAGCTACGATCGCTAAAGAAAAAGGATTAGAACCGTTTGCGACGTGGTTGCTTGGATTCCCGCAATCAGGCGACGTTATTGCAGAAGCGGCAAAATATATCTCGGCAGAACATGACGTTGCAACGACTGAGGATGTTCTACTCGGCGCTCATGAAATCATCGCGGAGGTTATTTCCGATGAACCGACTTACCGTAAGTGGATTCGCGAATTCACACGTAAATTCGGCATGATGCAATCTGTCGGCAAAAAGGTCGAATTGGATGAAAAATCGGTCTACGAAATGTACTATGATTACCAAGAATTGATCGGGAAAGTTGCGAGTCACCGCGTACTTGCCTTTAACCGTGGTGAAAAAGAGGACATTTTACGTGTTAGCGTAGTTGTTGATTCGACTAAAATCAGCGAGTATCTGCGTAAACAAGTCATCCAAAAATCAGGGTCTATCGCGGAATCCTATGTTGTAACAGCTATGGAAGACGCTTATAAACGATTTATTGGTCCAGCTATCGAGCGTGAGATTCGCGCGGAATTAACAGAATCGGCCGAGGAACAAGCGATTCATATTTTCGCGGAAAACTTGCGTAAATTACTTTTGCAACCGCCGTTAAAAGGAAAAATAATACTAGGACTTGATCCAGCATACCGAACAGGTTGTAAGTTAGCCTTGCTCGATGAAACGGGAAAAGTGTTGACGATTGATATAATTTACCCGCATCCGCCGCAAAATAAGAAGGACGATGCGAAACAAAAAGTATTGAAATTAATGAAAGAATATAATGTTGAAGTTGTAGCGATTGGAAATGGGACGGCATCGCGTGAGTCGGAACAATTTATTGCCGAACTGATCAAAGAGGAAAGCTTGCCTGCGTATTATTGTATCGTTAATGAGGCAGGAGCTAGTGTTTACTCGGCTAGTGATACCGCGCGTGAAGAATTCCCAGATTTCCAAGTGGAGCAGCGTAGTGCCGTTTCGATCGGTCGTCGTTTGCAAGATCCATTGGCAGAACTTGTAAAAATTGATCCTAAATCTGTGGGGGTTGGTCAGTATCAACATGATGTTGCGCAAAAACAATTGAATGATACCTTGACGTTTGTCGTGGAAACAGCGGTTAACCAAGTTGGTGTCAATGTGAACACAGCTTCGGCGTCCCTTTTGCAATATGTCGCGGGGTTAAACAAAACAGTTGCTGGAAACATTCGCAAATACCGCGAAGAAAATGGGCCGTTTGCAACGCGTAAAGAATTGAAAAAAGTACCTCGTCTCGGTGCGAAATCCTATGAACAAAGTATCGGATTTTTGCGTATTTTAGAAGGGAAACATCCACTTGACGCCACTGCAATTCATCCAGAAAGCTATGCGACTGCGGAGAAGATTGTCGTATCGGCAGGATTCAAATTAACGGATCTTGGTTCACAGGAACTCAAAACAGCATTGGAGAAGTTTAGCTTAACGGAAATGGCAGAGGAGCTTGAAGTCGGGAAAGAAACATTGCAAGATATTGTGGATTCCCTCGTGGCGCCAGGACGCGATTTGCGTGATGAGTTGGATGCACCACTTTTGAAGCAAGATGTTATTTCGATGGAAGATTTAAAAGCGGGGATGGAACTGCAAGGAACTGTGCGGAATGTCGTTGATTTCGGAGCGTTTGTGGATATTGGCGTGAAACAAGATGGCTTAGTGCATATTTCGAAGTTGAGCAATTCTTTCGTTCGTAAACCGATGGACGTTGTGTCGGTCGGCGATATTGTAACGGTTTGGGTCGATGACGTCGATAAGAAAAAAGGACGTATTTCACTAACGATGCTAAGCCCAGAACAAGGGAAGTAA
- the sigB gene encoding RNA polymerase sigma factor SigB, translating to MPKLSRPEELAAREEAREKAKVKVYKWISDYQETGDEEAQYELVVHYKNLVESIARKYSQGKSFHEDLVQVGNIGLLGAIRRYDATFGKSFEAFAVPTIVGEIKRFLRDKTWSVHVPRRIKELGPKIKNAVEELTRELQCSPQISDIAEFIGATEEEILEAMEMGKSYQALSVDHSIEADSDGSTITLLDVVGGDDDGFERVNQRMLLEKVLPALDEREQKILQYTFIENRSQKETGDLLDISQMHVSRIQRQAIKKLRAALQDEDLE from the coding sequence ATGCCAAAATTATCTCGACCTGAGGAACTAGCGGCAAGAGAAGAAGCCCGTGAAAAGGCCAAAGTGAAGGTCTACAAGTGGATTAGTGATTACCAAGAAACCGGCGATGAGGAAGCGCAGTATGAGCTTGTAGTTCACTATAAAAATTTGGTGGAATCCATTGCCCGCAAGTATTCTCAAGGTAAATCATTTCATGAAGATTTAGTGCAGGTCGGCAATATTGGCTTGCTTGGTGCTATTCGTCGTTATGATGCTACTTTTGGCAAGAGTTTCGAAGCTTTTGCGGTACCGACGATTGTTGGAGAAATCAAGCGTTTCTTGCGCGATAAAACGTGGAGCGTCCACGTTCCTCGCCGGATCAAAGAGCTTGGACCGAAGATTAAGAATGCTGTGGAGGAACTGACGCGCGAATTGCAATGCTCTCCGCAAATTAGTGATATCGCAGAATTTATCGGTGCAACGGAGGAAGAAATTCTAGAAGCGATGGAGATGGGGAAAAGCTATCAAGCCTTGTCGGTGGATCATTCCATTGAGGCCGATTCTGATGGAAGTACGATTACACTTCTTGACGTCGTTGGCGGTGATGATGATGGTTTTGAACGCGTGAATCAGCGGATGCTACTTGAAAAAGTGTTACCAGCTTTGGACGAACGCGAACAGAAAATTTTGCAATATACATTTATTGAGAACCGCAGTCAAAAAGAGACTGGCGATTTGTTGGATATTTCGCAGATGCACGTGTCTCGAATCCAGCGCCAGGCAATTAAGAAATTACGCGCAGCCTTGCAAGATGAGGATTTGGAGTAA
- a CDS encoding PP2C family serine/threonine-protein phosphatase: MGQSDMDTQLYIFQRAKHLQRHCGDQIFIKEDEFGLLCALVDGLGSGKEAERAAKAVVETIDANSSNVALEDIVARSNAALGGLRGAAIAIWRTDWAKQTITYCGIGNIRFYLLGLDDKLVYPISSTGFLSGRKQKIRIQEFTYKPGTTFLMHSDGLVLAGVKKYLRAITSIETTGHMIESNVEDIPEDDVTFLVGKLKS; encoded by the coding sequence ATGGGGCAATCAGATATGGATACCCAACTCTACATTTTCCAACGCGCGAAACATTTACAGCGCCATTGCGGCGATCAAATTTTTATAAAAGAAGATGAATTCGGACTACTATGTGCTTTAGTGGATGGACTTGGAAGCGGGAAAGAGGCTGAGAGGGCCGCTAAAGCAGTAGTGGAGACAATTGATGCTAATAGCTCAAACGTCGCTTTAGAGGACATCGTAGCACGCTCTAACGCTGCTTTAGGCGGATTAAGAGGCGCAGCCATAGCCATTTGGCGAACCGACTGGGCCAAACAGACAATTACCTATTGCGGAATTGGAAACATTCGATTTTATTTACTAGGCCTTGATGACAAACTAGTCTATCCAATTTCATCAACAGGCTTCTTGTCTGGCCGGAAGCAAAAGATTCGAATACAAGAATTCACGTACAAACCAGGAACGACATTTTTGATGCATTCCGACGGTTTAGTACTTGCAGGAGTAAAGAAATATCTCCGCGCGATTACCTCAATTGAGACAACCGGCCACATGATAGAGAGTAACGTGGAAGACATACCAGAAGACGATGTGACATTTTTGGTGGGGAAATTGAAAAGCTGA
- a CDS encoding SprT family protein: MTEQELQRHMESVSLQFFQKTFQHQAKFNNRLRTTGGRYLLQSHDIEMNPRYLENFGLDYFIGIMKHELCHYHLHLEGKGYQHRDADFRELLAKVDAPRFCHAIPTAQKMHRYTCLSCQTEFLRKRRFDVNKYRCGRCNGRLAYTKEEIVNR; this comes from the coding sequence ATGACAGAACAGGAGCTGCAGCGGCATATGGAGAGCGTGTCGTTGCAATTTTTTCAGAAAACGTTCCAACACCAAGCCAAGTTTAATAATCGTCTGCGCACGACTGGTGGGCGTTATTTGTTGCAGAGTCATGATATTGAAATGAACCCGCGTTATTTGGAGAATTTCGGACTCGATTACTTTATCGGGATTATGAAACACGAACTTTGCCATTACCACCTTCACCTTGAGGGAAAAGGCTACCAGCACCGTGATGCGGATTTTCGGGAATTGCTTGCCAAAGTAGACGCCCCGCGGTTTTGCCATGCGATTCCAACCGCACAGAAAATGCATCGTTACACGTGTTTATCATGTCAAACGGAATTCTTGCGTAAGCGCCGTTTCGATGTGAACAAGTATCGTTGTGGTCGTTGTAATGGACGGCTTGCCTATACAAAAGAAGAAATTGTGAACAGGTAA